The stretch of DNA GCTTTAGCCGCAATTTTGGCCAGACGGCCGCCCTTTCTGCCGGCTTTGTCCATGCTTCTGGCGAGGTTATTATCCCCCTTGATGCTGATTTACAAAACGACCCCCATGACATCCCTTTACTTTTGGCCAAATTATCCGAAGGATATGATATCGTTTCTGGCTGGCGCAAAAATCGTCAGGACAAATTGATCAGCCGCAAGATTCCTTCCCGCCTAGCCAATAGCCTGATCGGCAAAATTACCAAAGTCAAACTTCACGACTACGGCTGCACCATGAAAGCTTACAAAAGAGAGAGCCTGGCCCCCGTACGTCTCTACGGAGAAATGCATCGTTTTATTCCGGCTCTGGCCGCTTGGCACGGCGCCAAAATTACCGAAGTCGTCACCAACCACCGGCCACGCAAATTTGGCCAGACCAAATACGGCATTCGTCGGACATTCAAAGTTATTCTTGATCTTTTGACCGTGAAATTCCTGACCGATTATTCTACCAAGCCCATGCATTTTTTTGGCAAAGCTGGATTTTATTCTTTCTCTCTGGCTTTTCTCTCTGGCTTTCTGGCTGTTTATCTGAGACTCTTCCATCACATTTCTCTGATTATCACACCCTTACCCTTGCTGACTGTCTTTTTGATGCTTGTTGGTTTGCAATTTATTCTTATGGGTCTTTTGGCCGAGATGATCACCCGGACCTATTATGAAACGCAAAATAAGCCAACCTATTTTATTAAAGAAAAAATAAATTTCTAATCTATGTGCGGCATCGTCGGTTATTGTGGGGCTGGCAACCAAGACAATTTAAAATCGTTGAGCAAACTACTTCATCATCGCGGGCCTGATGATGAAGGTTTTTATTTTGATGAGTTGGTGGGCTTGGCTCATCGCCGCTTATCAATTATTGATTTGAGTCCGCTCGGTCATCAGCCCATGAGTAGCGAGGACGATTCGCTCCAGATCATCTTCAATGGCGAAATCTACAATTATCAGGCCTTGAAAAATGAATTACTGGCTACCGGCCGCCACCAGTTCAAAAGTCACAGCGATACCGAGGTTATTTTGCATCTCTATGAAGATCTGGGCACCGCTTGTTTTGCCAAGTTAAATGGCATGTTTGCTTTGGCTATTTGGGACAAAAATAAGCAAGAGTTAATTTTGGCCCGCGATCGGGTAGGGGAGAAGCCGCTTTATTATGCCGAGATTAATAATGTTTTTTATTTCTCTTCTGAATTAAAAGTTTTTCCAAGTATCGCAGGCTTTACCAAAAAATTAAACCACCAAGTTTTTTTGAAATATCTGGATCAGGGTTATTGCCCCGGCCCAAACACTATTTTTGAGTCAGTTCAAAAATTGGGAGCTGGTGAATTTTTGGTTTATAAAAATAATCAGATAAAAATTGAAAAATATTGGACCCTGCCAACCTTGGCGGACAAAAGTGCTTTAACTTTTAGCGAAGCGGTTAGCCAGCTTGATAATTTAATTGACGAGGCCGTGAAAATTCGCCTGATGAGCGATGTGCCTTTGGGCGTGTTTCTTTCTGGCGGCTTGGATTCCTCACTCGTGGCTTATTATG from Candidatus Kuenenbacteria bacterium encodes:
- a CDS encoding glycosyltransferase family 2 protein; translated protein: MQKLSIVIPIYNEAENLPELFQEIKSSLASLGADYEIIAVNDGSTDNSFNVLKSLATADAKIKVISFSRNFGQTAALSAGFVHASGEVIIPLDADLQNDPHDIPLLLAKLSEGYDIVSGWRKNRQDKLISRKIPSRLANSLIGKITKVKLHDYGCTMKAYKRESLAPVRLYGEMHRFIPALAAWHGAKITEVVTNHRPRKFGQTKYGIRRTFKVILDLLTVKFLTDYSTKPMHFFGKAGFYSFSLAFLSGFLAVYLRLFHHISLIITPLPLLTVFLMLVGLQFILMGLLAEMITRTYYETQNKPTYFIKEKINF